Proteins encoded in a region of the Massilia sp. UMI-21 genome:
- the htpG gene encoding molecular chaperone HtpG, with product MAVAEKETLGFQAEVKQLLQLMIHSLYSNKEIFLRELISNASDAADKLRFEAINNDALYGNDHELKIQVSFDKDARTITIADNGIGMSRDEVISHLGTIAKSGTKEFFSKLSGDQQQDAALIGQFGVGFYSAFIVADRVIVNTRRAGAFASEGVRWESTGEGDYSIEQIEKPGRGTEVILHLRAGEEELLSSWKLKSIIRKYSDHISLPIVMRKEEWDEEKKETVLKDEVETVNQASALWARSKSDITEEQYNEFYKHVSHDFQDPLAHTHNRVEGRSEYTQLLFVPAHAPFDLWDRNKRAGIKLYVKRVFIMDDAEQLMPTYLRFIKGVIDSADLPLNVSREILQESRDVKVIREGSTKRVLGMLEEMANAEEQAGKDKYATFWKEFGQVLKEGIGEDATNKDRIAKLLRFASTTGDSDEQNVSFADYIGRMKEGQDKIYYVTADNYSAAKNSPHLEIFRKKGVEVLLMTDRVDEWMLSFLSEFEGKELVSVAKGGLDLGALEDEAEKQQHAELESGYKELVEKMKGALGDKAKDVRVTFRLTDSPACLVADENELSGNLLRMLKAAGQDAPESKPILEINPNHPLVTRLKYEDASGERFADWSHILFDQAMLAEGGSLKDPASFVKRLNEMLLATAK from the coding sequence ATGGCAGTCGCCGAAAAAGAAACCCTTGGCTTCCAGGCAGAAGTAAAACAGCTGTTGCAGCTCATGATCCACTCCTTGTACTCGAACAAGGAGATCTTCCTGCGCGAACTGATCTCGAACGCGTCCGACGCGGCCGACAAGCTGCGCTTCGAGGCGATCAACAACGACGCCTTGTACGGCAACGACCATGAACTGAAGATCCAGGTCAGCTTCGACAAGGATGCGCGCACCATCACGATTGCCGACAACGGCATCGGCATGAGCCGCGACGAGGTCATCTCGCACCTGGGCACCATCGCCAAGTCGGGCACCAAGGAATTCTTCAGCAAGCTGTCGGGCGACCAGCAGCAGGATGCCGCCCTGATCGGCCAGTTCGGCGTCGGCTTCTACTCGGCCTTCATCGTGGCCGACCGCGTCATCGTGAACACCCGCCGCGCCGGCGCCTTCGCTTCCGAAGGCGTGCGCTGGGAGTCGACCGGCGAAGGCGACTACAGCATCGAGCAGATCGAGAAGCCGGGGCGCGGCACCGAGGTGATCCTGCACCTGCGCGCCGGCGAGGAAGAGCTGCTCTCCAGCTGGAAGCTGAAGTCGATCATCCGCAAGTACTCGGACCACATCTCGCTGCCGATCGTGATGCGCAAGGAAGAGTGGGACGAGGAAAAGAAGGAAACGGTCCTGAAGGACGAGGTCGAAACCGTCAACCAGGCCAGCGCGCTGTGGGCGCGCAGCAAATCGGACATTACCGAGGAGCAGTACAACGAGTTCTACAAGCATGTCTCGCACGACTTCCAGGACCCGCTGGCCCATACCCACAACCGGGTGGAAGGCCGCAGCGAGTACACCCAGCTGCTGTTCGTGCCGGCGCATGCCCCGTTCGACCTGTGGGACCGCAACAAGCGCGCCGGCATCAAGCTGTACGTCAAGCGCGTGTTCATCATGGACGACGCCGAGCAGCTGATGCCGACCTACCTGCGCTTCATCAAGGGCGTGATCGATTCCGCGGACCTGCCGCTGAACGTCTCGCGCGAGATCCTGCAGGAGTCGCGCGACGTGAAGGTGATCCGCGAAGGCTCGACCAAGCGCGTGCTGGGCATGCTCGAAGAGATGGCGAATGCGGAAGAGCAGGCCGGCAAGGACAAGTACGCCACCTTCTGGAAGGAGTTCGGCCAGGTCCTGAAGGAAGGCATCGGCGAGGACGCGACCAACAAGGACCGCATCGCCAAGCTGCTGCGCTTTGCCTCGACCACCGGCGACTCGGACGAGCAGAACGTGTCGTTCGCCGACTACATCGGGCGCATGAAGGAAGGCCAGGACAAGATTTATTACGTCACCGCCGACAACTACAGCGCCGCGAAGAACAGCCCGCACCTGGAGATCTTCCGCAAGAAGGGCGTCGAAGTCCTCTTGATGACGGACCGCGTCGACGAGTGGATGCTGTCCTTCCTGAGCGAGTTCGAGGGCAAGGAACTGGTGTCGGTCGCCAAGGGCGGCCTGGACCTGGGCGCGCTCGAGGACGAGGCCGAGAAGCAGCAGCACGCGGAGCTCGAGTCCGGCTACAAGGAACTGGTCGAGAAGATGAAGGGTGCGCTGGGCGACAAGGCCAAGGACGTGCGCGTGACCTTCCGCCTGACCGATTCGCCGGCTTGCCTGGTCGCCGACGAGAACGAGCTGTCGGGTAACCTGCTGCGCATGCTGAAGGCGGCCGGCCAGGACGCGCCGGAATCGAAGCCGATCCTCGAGATCAACCCGAACCACCCGCTGGTGACGCGCCTGAAGTACGAAGACGCGAGCGGCGAGCGCTTCGCCGACTGGTCGCACATCCTGTTCGACCAGGCCATGCTGGCCGAGGGCGGCAGCCTGAAGGATCCGGCCAGTTTCGTCAAGCGCCTGAACGAGATGCTGCTGGCGACGGCGAAGTAA
- a CDS encoding TIGR01244 family phosphatase — MKYCFTHKPGAIATMRWRSLASYLALACATLGAVPALSAAEPAPGVVQASEVAPGIAVAGQLREADLPLLKAQGYTRIISLRPDGEGPGQPSSAAMASAAQAQDLRFSYIPVRPGKIPDEAVEALRTALAGGSQRVLIYCRSGSRAARTWGLAEASRPGGRDATTILAAIRAAGQSADDLGEALSRRIAGRGDGIAQ; from the coding sequence ATGAAATATTGTTTCACTCACAAGCCGGGAGCCATCGCCACGATGCGCTGGCGCTCGCTTGCCTCGTACCTTGCATTGGCTTGCGCGACCCTGGGCGCCGTGCCGGCGCTCAGCGCCGCCGAACCCGCGCCGGGCGTGGTGCAGGCCAGCGAGGTAGCGCCGGGCATCGCGGTGGCCGGACAACTGCGCGAAGCCGACCTGCCCCTGCTGAAGGCGCAAGGCTACACGCGCATCATCAGCCTGCGTCCCGACGGCGAAGGCCCCGGCCAGCCCTCCTCCGCCGCCATGGCGTCGGCGGCGCAGGCGCAGGACTTGCGGTTTTCGTATATCCCGGTGCGGCCCGGCAAGATTCCGGACGAGGCCGTCGAGGCGCTGCGCACCGCGCTGGCCGGCGGTTCGCAACGCGTGCTGATTTATTGCCGCAGCGGCAGCCGCGCCGCGCGCACCTGGGGACTGGCCGAAGCCTCGCGTCCGGGCGGACGGGACGCGACCACGATCCTGGCGGCGATCCGGGCGGCAGGCCAGTCGGCCGACGACCTGGGCGAGGCGCTGAGCCGGCGGATCGCGGGCCGCGGCGACGGCATCGCGCAGTAG
- a CDS encoding RidA family protein, producing the protein MSVYDKLNELNITLAAPATPAAAYVMYVQTGNLVFLSGHIAKNADGSPNAGILGRDKTTADGQAAARSVAIDLIGTLQEAVGGDLNRVKRIVKVMSLVASTPEYNEQHLVTNGCSELIGEIFGDAGKHARSAFGVAALPRGTCVEIEMIVEVA; encoded by the coding sequence ATGTCCGTCTACGACAAACTCAACGAACTGAACATCACCCTGGCCGCGCCGGCCACCCCGGCCGCCGCCTACGTCATGTACGTACAGACCGGCAACCTCGTGTTCCTCTCGGGCCACATCGCGAAGAACGCCGACGGCTCGCCGAACGCCGGCATCCTGGGCCGCGACAAGACCACCGCGGACGGCCAGGCGGCCGCGCGCTCGGTCGCCATCGACCTGATCGGCACCCTGCAGGAAGCCGTCGGCGGCGACCTGAACCGCGTCAAGCGCATCGTCAAGGTGATGAGCCTGGTCGCGTCGACCCCGGAATACAACGAGCAGCACCTGGTCACCAACGGCTGCTCGGAGCTGATCGGCGAGATCTTCGGCGACGCCGGCAAGCACGCCCGTTCGGCCTTCGGCGTGGCCGCGCTGCCGCGCGGCACCTGCGTCGAAATCGAGATGATCGTCGAAGTGGCCTGA
- a CDS encoding PLP-dependent aminotransferase family protein has translation MKIDNPNPIQWQFSERAQQLQSSFIREILKITQRPEIISFAGGLPSPATFPVERMKEAYDKVLSETGKVALQYGPTDGYGPLREWIANSLSTEGSRILPEQILMTSGSQQALDLLGKVLIDEGSRVLVETPSYLGALQAFSVYRPEFKSVDTDEHGLVPGSIEGVAQGARLLYALPNFQNPTGRSLSLERRQELVETCARLQLPLIEDDPYGTLSYRGEPMPKMVAMNPDGVIYMGSFSKVLTPGIRLGYVCAPLPLVRRLELAKQAADLHTAQLTQMVVHEVVKDGFLDQHIPTIRKLYGDQCQVMLDAMAEHFPSSVTWTRPEGGMFIWVTLPQSIDAMKLLDQSLAARVAFVPGAPFYANEAPTNTLRLSFVTVPPERIREGIAILGKLIKDML, from the coding sequence ATGAAAATCGACAATCCAAACCCCATCCAGTGGCAGTTTTCGGAGCGCGCGCAGCAGCTGCAAAGCTCGTTCATCCGCGAGATCCTGAAGATCACCCAGCGTCCGGAGATCATCTCCTTCGCCGGTGGACTGCCGTCGCCGGCCACCTTCCCGGTCGAACGCATGAAAGAAGCGTACGACAAGGTCCTGAGCGAGACCGGCAAGGTCGCGCTGCAATACGGCCCGACCGACGGTTACGGCCCGCTGCGGGAATGGATCGCCAATTCGCTCTCCACCGAAGGCAGCCGCATCCTGCCTGAACAGATCCTGATGACCTCGGGCTCGCAGCAGGCGCTCGACCTGCTGGGCAAGGTCCTGATCGACGAAGGCAGCCGGGTGCTGGTCGAAACCCCGAGCTACCTCGGCGCCCTGCAGGCCTTCTCGGTCTACCGCCCCGAATTCAAGTCGGTCGACACCGACGAACACGGCCTGGTCCCAGGCTCGATCGAAGGCGTGGCGCAAGGCGCGCGCCTGCTGTACGCGCTGCCGAACTTCCAGAACCCGACCGGCCGTTCGCTGTCGCTGGAACGCCGCCAGGAACTGGTGGAGACCTGCGCCCGCCTCCAGCTGCCGCTGATCGAGGACGACCCGTACGGCACCCTGTCTTACCGCGGCGAGCCGATGCCGAAGATGGTCGCGATGAACCCGGACGGCGTGATCTACATGGGTTCCTTCTCGAAGGTGCTGACCCCGGGCATCCGCCTCGGCTACGTCTGCGCGCCGCTGCCGCTGGTGCGCCGCCTCGAGCTGGCCAAGCAGGCGGCCGACCTGCACACCGCCCAGCTGACCCAGATGGTGGTGCATGAAGTGGTCAAGGACGGCTTCCTCGACCAGCACATCCCGACCATCCGCAAGCTGTACGGCGACCAGTGCCAGGTGATGCTGGATGCGATGGCCGAGCACTTCCCTAGCAGCGTCACCTGGACCAGGCCGGAAGGCGGCATGTTCATCTGGGTTACCCTGCCGCAAAGCATCGACGCGATGAAACTGCTCGACCAGTCGCTGGCCGCGCGCGTGGCCTTCGTGCCGGGTGCGCCGTTCTACGCCAACGAAGCGCCCACCAACACCCTGCGCCTGTCCTTCGTGACCGTGCCTCCGGAACGCATCCGCGAAGGCATCGCCATCCTTGGCAAGCTGATCAAGGACATGCTGTAA
- a CDS encoding diguanylate cyclase, which translates to MNHCAFAPAAPVRQAAILIVDDSPASLGLLQDILRGQGYRTFVAASGERALDLAQRVQPDLILLDVMLPGLDGLETCRRLKTNASTAEIPVIFVSACSDTEDIVAGFDQGAADYIAKPLRLPEVVARVRAQLNFRSANQSHTQQAKRLRMIVEGMDEGLMLLGQDGRIQYANPASERCLGYSETELAGRPLAALLAEPAANDYLAYFDRRDAQPDDTVLERCRGTREVLLHQRDGSLRAMDLSLSPMASGEQLYVALLHDITHHKQSETALQRAALADPLTGIANRRQFDACLEREWQRAMRTARPLSLLVLDVDHFKLYNDLLGHAAGDQCLQAVASTLQAHALRATDLAARYGGEEFVLLLPDTPHAGAAKLAESIRADVERLRVPNPRSSTSDFVTVSIGAATFVPTQFDDIRSLFLTADRAMYEAKAAGRNRVLSVEGGYAWEAMHRALAR; encoded by the coding sequence ATGAACCATTGTGCTTTCGCGCCTGCGGCGCCCGTACGCCAGGCCGCGATCCTGATCGTCGACGACTCGCCCGCCAGTCTCGGCCTGTTGCAGGACATCTTGCGGGGCCAGGGATACCGGACCTTCGTCGCCGCCTCCGGCGAACGTGCGCTCGACCTCGCGCAGCGCGTCCAGCCCGACCTGATCCTGCTCGATGTCATGCTGCCGGGCCTGGACGGCCTGGAGACCTGCCGCCGCCTGAAGACCAATGCCAGCACCGCCGAGATCCCGGTCATTTTCGTGAGCGCCTGCTCCGATACCGAGGACATCGTCGCCGGCTTCGACCAGGGCGCCGCCGACTACATCGCCAAGCCGCTGCGCCTGCCGGAAGTCGTCGCGCGGGTACGCGCCCAGCTCAATTTCCGTTCGGCCAACCAATCGCACACCCAGCAGGCCAAGCGCTTGCGCATGATCGTCGAAGGCATGGACGAAGGCCTGATGCTGCTCGGCCAGGACGGCCGCATCCAGTATGCCAACCCGGCCAGCGAGCGCTGCCTGGGCTATAGCGAAACCGAGCTGGCGGGGCGGCCGCTGGCGGCCCTGCTGGCCGAGCCGGCCGCGAACGACTACCTGGCCTATTTCGACCGGCGCGACGCCCAGCCGGACGATACCGTCCTCGAACGCTGCCGCGGCACCCGCGAGGTGCTGCTGCACCAGCGCGACGGCAGCCTGCGCGCCATGGACCTGAGCCTGTCGCCGATGGCCTCCGGCGAACAGCTCTACGTCGCCCTGCTGCACGACATCACGCACCACAAGCAGTCCGAGACCGCGCTGCAGCGCGCGGCCCTGGCCGACCCGCTCACCGGGATCGCCAACCGCCGCCAGTTCGACGCCTGCCTCGAGCGCGAATGGCAGCGTGCGATGCGCACCGCCCGTCCGCTGTCGCTGCTGGTGCTGGACGTCGACCACTTCAAGCTGTACAACGACCTGCTCGGCCATGCCGCCGGCGACCAGTGCCTGCAGGCGGTGGCCAGCACCCTGCAGGCGCATGCCCTGCGCGCCACCGACCTGGCGGCGCGCTACGGCGGCGAGGAATTCGTGCTGCTGCTGCCCGACACCCCGCACGCCGGCGCGGCCAAGCTGGCCGAATCGATCCGCGCCGACGTCGAGCGCCTGCGGGTGCCCAACCCGCGTTCGAGCACCTCCGACTTCGTCACCGTCAGCATCGGCGCGGCCACCTTCGTGCCGACCCAGTTCGACGACATCCGCTCGCTGTTCCTGACCGCCGACCGCGCCATGTACGAGGCCAAGGCGGCCGGGCGCAACCGGGTGCTGTCGGTCGAAGGCGGCTACGCCTGGGAAGCCATGCACCGCGCGCTGGCGCGCTGA
- a CDS encoding FGGY-family carbohydrate kinase encodes MRDPLILAIDNGTQSVRALLFDLNGEIVARSQVPLLDYRSEHPGWAEHDPEGFWQALCQACQKLWTQPGADRARIAGVAVTTQRGTVINVDREGRALRPAITWLDQRRTEAVPPIGPLWRAAFKLARVDKTIDYLRGEAEINWIRAHQPAVWEATHKLLLLSGYLNWRLCGRFADSSGAQVAYLPFDYRRRKWAGRRDWKWQALAVEPRMLPELQEPGTRLGEIGAAAARDTGIPQGLPLLAAAADKACEVLGAGCTAPHVGCLSYGTTATINASTARYAEVTRFVPPYPAAIPSVYSLEVQVFRGYWMVNWFKEQFGHHEQSRALLEDVAPERLFDELASTVPPGSMGLMLQPYWTPGIRVPGREAKGAIIGFGDVHTRAHVYRAILEGLAYALREGKERIERRSGTRITELRVSGGGSQSDAAMQLTADIFGLPTARPHVYETSGLGAAIDAAVGLRLHPDFDAAVRAMTRPGRVFEPVAANQAVYDRLYREVYLNMYRRLQPMYRDIARITGYPRSV; translated from the coding sequence ATGCGTGACCCGCTGATCCTCGCCATCGACAACGGTACCCAGAGCGTACGCGCCCTGTTGTTCGACCTGAACGGGGAGATCGTCGCCCGGTCGCAGGTGCCGCTGCTGGACTACCGGAGCGAGCACCCCGGCTGGGCCGAGCACGACCCGGAAGGCTTCTGGCAGGCGCTGTGCCAGGCCTGCCAGAAGCTCTGGACCCAGCCCGGCGCCGACCGCGCCCGCATCGCCGGGGTGGCGGTGACGACCCAGCGCGGCACCGTCATCAATGTCGACCGCGAAGGCAGGGCGCTGCGCCCGGCCATCACCTGGCTCGACCAGCGCCGCACCGAGGCCGTGCCGCCGATCGGTCCGTTGTGGCGCGCCGCCTTCAAGCTGGCGCGGGTCGACAAGACCATCGATTACTTGCGCGGCGAAGCCGAGATCAACTGGATCCGCGCGCACCAGCCCGCCGTATGGGAGGCGACCCACAAGTTGCTGCTGCTGTCGGGTTACCTGAACTGGCGCCTGTGCGGGCGCTTCGCCGATTCTTCCGGCGCGCAGGTGGCCTACCTGCCGTTCGATTACCGCCGCCGCAAGTGGGCCGGACGGCGCGACTGGAAGTGGCAGGCGCTGGCGGTGGAGCCGCGCATGCTGCCCGAGCTGCAGGAGCCGGGCACGCGACTGGGCGAGATCGGCGCCGCGGCGGCGCGCGACACCGGCATTCCGCAAGGCCTGCCGCTGCTGGCGGCGGCGGCCGACAAGGCCTGCGAGGTGCTCGGGGCCGGCTGCACGGCCCCGCATGTCGGTTGCCTGAGCTACGGCACCACGGCCACCATCAACGCCAGCACCGCCCGCTACGCCGAGGTGACGCGCTTCGTGCCGCCCTATCCGGCCGCGATCCCGAGCGTCTACAGCCTGGAAGTGCAGGTGTTTCGCGGCTACTGGATGGTCAACTGGTTCAAGGAGCAGTTCGGCCACCACGAGCAGTCGCGCGCGCTGCTGGAAGACGTGGCGCCGGAGCGCCTGTTCGACGAACTGGCCAGTACCGTGCCGCCCGGCTCGATGGGCCTGATGCTGCAGCCTTACTGGACGCCCGGCATCCGGGTGCCGGGACGCGAGGCCAAGGGGGCCATCATCGGCTTCGGCGACGTGCACACGCGCGCCCACGTGTACCGCGCCATCCTGGAAGGGCTGGCCTACGCGCTGCGCGAGGGCAAGGAGCGCATCGAGCGGCGCAGCGGGACCCGGATCACGGAATTGCGGGTCTCGGGCGGCGGCTCGCAGAGCGACGCGGCGATGCAGCTCACCGCCGACATCTTCGGCCTGCCGACCGCGCGCCCGCACGTATACGAGACCTCCGGGCTGGGCGCGGCGATCGACGCCGCCGTGGGCCTGCGGCTGCATCCGGACTTCGACGCGGCGGTCCGGGCCATGACGCGGCCGGGCAGGGTGTTCGAACCGGTGGCGGCCAACCAAGCGGTCTACGACCGGCTGTACCGCGAGGTCTATCTGAACATGTACCGCCGGCTGCAGCCGATGTACCGCGATATCGCGCGCATCACGGGATATCCTCGCAGCGTGTGA
- a CDS encoding glycerol-3-phosphate dehydrogenase/oxidase, protein MKRDEADLLVIGGGITGAGVVLEAARRGLTALLVEQRDFAWGTSSRSSKLVHGGLRYLAEGRLRLTRESVREREALLRDAPGLVEPQGFAFADYGAGARRRCAFLAGLALYDLLAGRREPHWLDAARFQMLAPNVRHDGLAGGIHYTDAKTDDARLVLRVLDEARSHGAEARNYVAVESLRREGGRVSGALLRDARSGAASEVAARVVVNATGAWACGIAGQAGAPRLRPLRGSHLVLPAWRLPLAQAVSLMHPVDGRPVFAFPWEGVTLVGTTDVDHGDGLALEASITRAEFDYLMVALRAQFPQLGLVDGDVLATYAGVRPVLDSGARGAPSKETRAHLVWDEPGLVAVSGGKLTTFRAIALDTLRHVARQLPGWRAELAPRPVFAPQAVPAGPRGVPHAVLQRLAGRHGRHAQALVDAAQGGELDAIPGTLTPWAELRWAARSERVHRLEDLLLRRTRLGIQLRGGARALLPRIRAICQPELGWTDARWDTEQAAYLALWQAHYGLPGRAAQVQEHRHA, encoded by the coding sequence ATGAAGCGCGACGAGGCGGACCTGCTGGTGATCGGCGGCGGCATCACCGGCGCCGGCGTCGTGCTGGAGGCGGCGCGGCGCGGCTTGACGGCGCTGCTGGTCGAGCAGCGCGACTTCGCCTGGGGCACCTCGAGCCGCTCGTCGAAGCTGGTGCACGGCGGACTGCGCTACCTGGCCGAGGGCCGGCTGCGCCTGACCCGCGAATCGGTGCGCGAGCGCGAGGCGCTGCTGCGCGATGCGCCCGGCCTGGTCGAGCCGCAAGGCTTTGCCTTCGCCGACTATGGCGCCGGCGCGCGCAGGCGCTGCGCCTTCCTGGCCGGCCTGGCGCTCTACGACCTGCTGGCCGGGCGCCGGGAGCCGCACTGGCTCGATGCCGCGCGCTTCCAGATGCTGGCGCCGAACGTCCGGCACGACGGCCTGGCGGGCGGCATCCACTATACCGACGCCAAGACCGACGACGCGCGCCTGGTGCTGCGGGTGCTGGACGAAGCGCGCAGCCATGGCGCCGAGGCGCGCAACTATGTGGCGGTGGAGAGCTTGCGGCGCGAGGGCGGCAGGGTGAGCGGCGCGCTGCTGCGCGACGCCCGCAGCGGGGCCGCCAGCGAAGTCGCGGCCCGGGTCGTGGTCAATGCCACCGGCGCCTGGGCCTGCGGCATCGCGGGGCAGGCCGGGGCGCCGCGCCTGCGTCCGCTGCGCGGCAGCCACCTGGTGCTGCCGGCCTGGCGCCTGCCGCTGGCGCAGGCGGTCAGCCTGATGCACCCGGTCGACGGCCGGCCGGTGTTCGCCTTTCCCTGGGAGGGCGTGACCCTGGTGGGCACCACCGATGTCGACCACGGCGACGGCCTGGCGCTGGAGGCGAGCATCACGCGGGCCGAGTTCGACTACCTGATGGTGGCGCTGCGCGCGCAGTTTCCGCAGCTGGGCCTGGTGGATGGGGACGTGCTGGCCACCTATGCCGGCGTGCGCCCGGTGCTGGACAGCGGCGCCCGCGGCGCGCCCTCGAAGGAGACCCGCGCGCACCTGGTTTGGGACGAGCCCGGCCTGGTCGCGGTCAGCGGCGGCAAGCTGACCACCTTCCGTGCCATCGCCCTCGACACCCTGCGCCACGTCGCGCGCCAGCTGCCCGGCTGGCGCGCCGAGCTGGCGCCGCGGCCGGTGTTCGCGCCGCAGGCCGTCCCGGCCGGCCCGCGCGGCGTGCCGCATGCGGTCCTGCAGCGCCTGGCGGGCCGCCACGGGCGCCATGCCCAGGCCCTGGTCGATGCCGCGCAGGGCGGCGAGCTGGACGCGATCCCGGGCACGCTCACGCCCTGGGCCGAACTGCGCTGGGCGGCGCGCAGCGAGCGGGTGCACCGGCTGGAAGACCTGCTGCTGCGCCGTACCCGGCTCGGCATCCAGCTGCGCGGCGGCGCCCGCGCGCTGTTGCCGCGCATCCGCGCCATCTGCCAGCCGGAGCTCGGCTGGACCGACGCGCGCTGGGACACCGAGCAGGCGGCCTACCTCGCCCTGTGGCAGGCCCACTACGGGCTGCCGGGCCGCGCAGCGCAGGTTCAGGAGCACCGCCATGCGTGA
- a CDS encoding FAD-binding oxidoreductase: MRRWNGWGDASIETELGAQAGAFLRERLGQGSAPADARFDAACARLAPSRLAPHPLVDAGPQARVLHALGQSLPDWLRLRYGRIDAAPDGVAYPECAQEVRELLAYAAANDAVVIPYGGGTSVAGHLGVIDAARPALSIDMGRMRAMVSLDREALLATFCAGVAGPDLEAQLRAHGYTLGHFPQSFEYSTLGGWVATRSSGQQSLRYGRIEALFAGGRVETPAGSLDIPTFPASSAGIDLREMVLGSEGRLGILTHATVRISRLPQHEAFHAVFFPDWERAVAAVRALAQARLPLSMLRLSNAVETTTMLTLAGHARGVRLLEGWLSLRGCKDGKCMLMIGVSGARAQALPALRAALALARGHGGVHVGRSLGERWRRNRFRSVYLRNAAWAQGYAIDTVETALDWPRVTQAVEHIERAAADALRDCGERVHAYTHLSHVYPQGASVYSTFVFRLAGDFETDLARWRRLKQRVSGAIVACGGTISHQHGVGTDHAPWLAAEKGPLGLGAMAAIFRHVDPDGRMNPGKLVAP; encoded by the coding sequence ATGCGGCGATGGAACGGCTGGGGAGACGCATCGATCGAGACCGAACTGGGGGCGCAGGCGGGCGCCTTCCTTCGCGAACGGCTGGGACAGGGCAGCGCGCCGGCCGATGCGCGCTTCGATGCGGCCTGTGCCCGGCTGGCCCCGAGCCGCCTGGCGCCGCACCCGCTGGTCGATGCCGGTCCGCAGGCGCGGGTCCTGCATGCGCTCGGACAGAGCCTGCCCGACTGGCTGCGCCTGCGCTACGGCCGCATCGACGCGGCGCCGGACGGCGTCGCCTACCCCGAGTGCGCGCAGGAGGTGCGGGAACTGCTGGCCTATGCGGCCGCCAACGACGCCGTCGTGATTCCCTACGGCGGCGGCACCAGCGTGGCCGGCCATCTCGGCGTCATCGATGCCGCGCGCCCGGCGCTCAGCATCGACATGGGGCGCATGCGCGCCATGGTCTCGCTCGACCGCGAAGCCCTGCTGGCGACCTTCTGCGCGGGCGTGGCGGGCCCCGACCTGGAGGCCCAGCTGCGCGCGCACGGGTACACCCTCGGGCACTTCCCGCAATCCTTCGAATACTCGACCCTGGGCGGCTGGGTGGCGACGCGCTCCTCCGGCCAGCAATCGCTGCGCTACGGGCGTATCGAAGCGCTGTTCGCGGGCGGCCGGGTCGAGACGCCGGCGGGCAGCCTCGATATCCCCACCTTTCCCGCATCCAGTGCCGGGATCGACCTGCGCGAGATGGTGCTCGGTTCCGAAGGCCGGCTCGGCATCCTGACCCACGCCACGGTGCGCATCAGCCGCCTGCCGCAGCATGAGGCCTTCCACGCGGTGTTCTTCCCGGACTGGGAGCGCGCCGTGGCGGCGGTGCGCGCGCTGGCGCAGGCACGCCTGCCGCTGTCGATGCTGCGCCTGTCGAATGCGGTCGAGACGACGACCATGCTGACCCTGGCCGGTCATGCGCGAGGGGTGCGCCTGCTGGAGGGCTGGCTGTCCCTGCGCGGCTGCAAGGACGGCAAGTGCATGCTGATGATCGGCGTGAGCGGCGCCCGCGCGCAGGCGCTGCCGGCCCTGCGCGCGGCGCTTGCGCTGGCGCGCGGCCATGGCGGCGTGCATGTGGGCCGCAGCCTGGGCGAACGCTGGCGCCGCAACCGCTTCCGCAGCGTCTACCTGCGCAATGCCGCCTGGGCGCAGGGGTATGCGATCGACACCGTCGAGACGGCGCTCGACTGGCCGCGCGTCACGCAGGCGGTGGAGCACATCGAACGGGCCGCCGCCGATGCGCTGCGGGACTGCGGCGAGCGGGTGCATGCCTATACCCACCTGTCGCACGTCTATCCGCAAGGCGCGAGCGTGTATTCGACCTTCGTGTTCCGCCTGGCCGGCGACTTCGAGACCGACCTGGCGCGCTGGCGGCGCCTGAAACAGCGCGTGTCCGGGGCGATCGTGGCGTGCGGGGGCACCATCAGCCACCAGCACGGGGTCGGCACCGACCATGCGCCCTGGCTGGCCGCCGAGAAGGGGCCGCTGGGCCTGGGCGCGATGGCTGCGATCTTCCGGCATGTCGACCCCGACGGGCGCATGAACCCGGGCAAGCTGGTGGCGCCATGA